A region of Labeo rohita strain BAU-BD-2019 chromosome 2, IGBB_LRoh.1.0, whole genome shotgun sequence DNA encodes the following proteins:
- the dsela gene encoding dermatan-sulfate epimerase-like protein isoform X1 — translation MVMENMQRSAVLLCVLAVGLGFCGISSASDRYVSLNEHQPDNITLSAHLHPKLYFDQIQLHVLKQRAATTHRHIFKAIRNAVSVMLSNAAVYQPPVSHEDFGKKWNEIYGNNLPPLALYCLLQPEDATASQFLIEYMDRMVEYPDWTVSSAPNDEVPIAHSLTGFATAYDFIYTFLDTRRRLQYLKKIRSVTEELFKLSKHRGWGKQFLQNHQTTNILAILIGALVAGEHNDPETMIWKQISVNYMEKTMFLLSHIVDGSLDEGVAYGSYTAKSITQYVYLALRHFQIDNTQNNWLKAHFMFYFATLLPGFQRTVGIADSNYNWFYGPESQLVFLDAYVLRNGSGNWLSEQIRKHRPKEGPMMQSSAQRWATLHTEYIWFDSDLTPQPPPEFNKATMHVFSNWGVVTYGAGLPQAQGNTFVSFKSGKLGGRAVYDIVHAQPYSWVEGWTNFNPGHEHPDQNSFTFAPNGQVFVSEALYGPKYSYLNNVLVFAPSPTSQCNQPWEGQLGECSKWLRWGEKEVGDTAGEVIAASSHQDMLFVSGESVSAYSSAMKLKSVYRALVLLNSQTLLVLDHIEKHERSPLSSLSAFFHNLDIDFRYVPHRSFAKYNGALMDVWDAHYKMFWLDAQGSSPVARIQEAEQAAEFKKRWTQYINVTFPMENPVTRVAYLMHGPYIKVSDCRFVDNSKNGVKISVTLNGTETVVSVATNYLDIEARHGYLGFAGFAKTEDSRRIVQFGRGIQTTSSQVTKDFAFDFGLVVNISAVLTLCFAVAFVVKKRKFHMSFNMLIHCILVCVLFLWVTELLSVFYGCEQLLCNAKSKDSSINDGTDSSVHDLLPIVTITSMPGSGAEILQHLFDNSSDFVYLRIPSTFLRFPISPFASLVDACEWSKADAQNGRFRVIQGWFHSIVHNVKLHMQNIQLHQSNDETENKVKEKGQRKRRMLLSDNQRTKGTHMDIRYIQELRQHLVKYPNARPVLNMGSRGWFLKLPYLQEVIGRSLRSVHVVRDPRAWIYLMLYSSKPSLYIRKNIKRHISNIFKQNVDGVDQGCAKVDSQFLPLKKILSQQDPNPVQLLAQLWLAHNSAGLRVSATLPPHTYHIVKFEDIVCFPEETAKMIHNFIGIPVAPAALNQLTFATSTNLYNLIYEGDISPAKINMWKENMAVDEIKLIEDTCWPVMKRLGYKRHTVSHSFL, via the coding sequence ATGGTCATGGAGAACATGCAGAGGTCTGCGGTTCTGCTCTGTGTCTTGGCTGTGGGACTTGGTTTCTGTGGAATTTCGTCTGCCTCAGACAGATATGTGTCTTTGAATGAACACCAACCAGACAATATCACCTTGTCAGCGCACCTTCACCCCAAGctatattttgatcaaatacaacTGCATGTGTTGAAACAGAGGGCCGCCACCACGCACAGACACATATTTAAAGCTATTCGAAATGCTGTTTCTGTTATGTTATCCAATGCAGCTGTTTACCAGCCTCCGGTGAGCCATGAGGATTTCGGCAAGAAATGGAATGAGATTTACGGTAACAATTTGCCCCCTCTTGCACTATACTGTCTGCTTCAACCTGAGGATGCTACCGCCTCTCAGTTTTTGATAGAGTACATGGACCGAATGGTGGAGTATCCAGATTGGACGGTGTCCAGTGCGCCAAATGATGAGGTACCGATCGCCCACTCCCTCACTGGGTTTGCCACAGCGTATGATTTCATTTACACCTTTCTCGACACCCGCAGAAGACTGCAATATCTCAAGAAAATACGATCTGTTACCGAAGAGCTTTTCAAGCTTTCCAAGCACAGAGGATGGGGAAAGCAGTTTCTACAGAACCACCAGACAACTAATATACTAGCCATTCTTATTGGTGCACTTGTGGCAGGGGAACATAATGACCCAGAGACCATGATATGGAAGCAGATATCAGTGAACTACATGGAAAAGACCATGTTCCTTCTCAGCCACATTGTCGATGGGTCTCTCGACGAGGGTGTTGCTTATGGTAGCTACACGGCAAAATCCATCACTCAGTATGTTTACTTAGCCTTGCGTCATTTTCAGATAGACAACACACAGAACAACTGGCTCAAAGCTCACTTCATGTTTTACTTCGCTACACTGCTTCCTGGATTTCAAAGAACGGTTGGCATTGCAGACTCCAATTATAACTGGTTCTACGGGCCAGAAAGCCAGCTTGTATTTCTGGATGCATACGTGCTCCGAAATGGCTCGGGAAACTGGCTGTCAGAGCAGATTCGGAAGCATCGTCCTAAGGAAGGACCCATGATGCAATCATCAGCCCAGCGCTGGGCTACTTTACATACTGAGTACATATGGTTTGACTCTGACTTAACCCCACAGCCTCCACCTGAATTTAACAAAGCAaccatgcatgttttttccaaCTGGGGTGTGGTGACATATGGAGCAGGGTTACCTCAAGCTCAAGGTAATACCTTTGTGTCATTTAAATCTGGAAAATTAGGAGGGCGAGCAGTGTATGATATTGTCCATGCACAACCTTACTCTTGGGTTGAAGGCTGGACGAACTTTAACCCCGGACACGAGCACCCTGATCAAAACTCCTTCACTTTTGCACCAAATGGACAGGTGTTTGTCTCTGAGGCCTTGTATGGTCCCAAATACAGCTATCTTAACAATGTGCTGGTATTTGCCCCCTCACCCACAAGCCAGTGTAATCAGCCATGGGAAGGACAGTTGGGGGAATGTTCAAAGTGGCTACGATGGGGAGAAAAGGAAGTCGGGGATACCGCCGGGGAGGTCATCGCAGCTTCATCACACCAGGACATGTTGTTTGTGAGCGGAGAGTCTGTGTCTGCCTATTCGTCCGCCATGAAGCTAAAAAGTGTGTATCGGGCGCTTGTGCTTCTCAACTCTCAAACATTACTCGTGCTGGACCACATTGAGAAACACGAGCGCTCCCCTCTTAGTTCTCTCAGTGCGTTTTTTCACAACCTTGACATTGATTTCAGGTACGTTCCTCACAGATCATTTGCAAAATACAATGGGGCTCTGATGGATGTGTGGGATgcacattacaaaatgttttggcTGGACGCTCAAGGATCCAGCCCCGTTGCCAGGATACAAGAGGCAGAACAGGCTGCTGAATTCAAAAAGAGATGGACGCAGTACATAAACGTGACCTTTCCCATGGAGAACCCTGTCACTAGAGTGGCTTATTTGATGCATGGCCCCTACATCAAGGTCTCGGACTGTAGATTCGTAGACAACAGCAAAAATGGAGTTAAAATATCAGTGACTCTTAATGGCACAGAGACTGTTGTGTCAGTTGCAACAAACTACTTAGACATTGAGGCCAGACATGGCTACTTGGGTTTTGCAGGTTTTGCTAAAACAGAAGACAGCAGAAGAATAGTTCAGTTCGGCCGGGGAATTCAAACgacgtcaagtcaagtcacaaaAGATTTCGCGTTCGACTTTGGATTGGTGGTAAACATCTCTGCGGTATTGACTTTATGTTTTGCTGTAGCTTTCgtagtgaaaaaaagaaagtttcaCATGTCGTTCAATATGCTGATTCATTGCATTCTGGtttgtgtgctttttttgtgGGTGACTGAACTTCTGTCTGTTTTTTACGGCTGCGAACAGCTCTTGTGCAATGCTAAATCAAAAGACAGCAGCATAAATGATGGAACAGACTCTAGCGTTCATGATCTCCTCCCCATCGTCACCATCACATCCATGCCAGGCTCGGGCGCGGAGATACTCCAGCACCTTTTCGATAACAGCTCTGACTTTGTGTACCTTCGGATCCCTTCGACCTTCTTGCGGTTTCCCATTTCTCCTTTCGCCTCTCTGGTGGACGCTTGCGAGTGGTCCAAAGCAGATGCGCAGAATGGACGATTTCGAGTCATTCAAGGATGGTTCCATTCCATAGTCCACAATGTAAAACTGCACATGCAAAATATTCAGTTGCACCAGAGCAATGACGaaacagaaaataaagtcaaagaaaaaggacagagaaagagaagaatGCTGCTGTCAGACAACCAAAGGACTAAAGGTACTCATATGGACATCAGATATATTCAAGAACTCAGGCAGCACCTTGTAAAGTACCCAAACGCCCGGCCGGTGCTGAACATGGGCAGTAGAGGCTGGTTCTTGAAGCTGCCATATCTTCAAGAGGTCATAGGTCGCTCACTTCGCTCAGTTCATGTGGTCAGAGACCCACGTGCATGGATTTATCTAATGCTCTACAGCAGCAAGCCAAGCTTGTACATACGTAAGAATATTAAAAGACACATCAGCAACATTTTTAAGCAGAACGTTGATGGTGTGGATCAGGGCTGTGCTAAAGTGGATTCACAGTTCCTTCCATTGAAGAAGATCCTCTCCCAGCAAGATCCCAACCCTGTACAGCTGCTAGCTCAGCTATGGCTGGCTCACAATTCGGCAGGGCTCAGAGTGAGCGCAACCCTCCCCCCACACACTTACCATATAGTCAAATTTGAAGACATTGTATGCTTCCCTGAAGAGACAGCAAAAATGATACATAACTTTATTGGAATACCAGTTGCACCAGCTGCGCTAAACCAGCTGACATTTGCCACATCTACAAATCTGTATAATCTGATATATGAAGGAGATATATCACCTGCCAAAATCAACATGTGGAAGGAGAATATGGCTGTGGATGAGATTAAACTCATTGAGGACACATGCTGGCCTGTGATGAAGAGGCTCGGATATAAAAGACACACAGTCAGTCattcttttttgtaa
- the dsela gene encoding dermatan-sulfate epimerase-like protein isoform X3 translates to MVMENMQRSAVLLCVLAVGLGFCGISSASDRYVSLNEHQPDNITLSAHLHPKLYFDQIQLHVLKQRAATTHRHIFKAIRNAVSVMLSNAAVYQPPVSHEDFGKKWNEIYGNNLPPLALYCLLQPEDATASQFLIEYMDRMVEYPDWTVSSAPNDEVPIAHSLTGFATAYDFIYTFLDTRRRLQYLKKIRSVTEELFKLSKHRGWGKQFLQNHQTTNILAILIGALVAGEHNDPETMIWKQISVNYMEKTMFLLSHIVDGSLDEGVAYGSYTAKSITQYVYLALRHFQIDNTQNNWLKAHFMFYFATLLPGFQRTVGIADSNYNWFYGPESQLVFLDAYVLRNGSGNWLSEQIRKHRPKEGPMMQSSAQRWATLHTEYIWFDSDLTPQPPPEFNKATMHVFSNWGVVTYGAGLPQAQGNTFVSFKSGKLGGRAVYDIVHAQPYSWVEGWTNFNPGHEHPDQNSFTFAPNGQVFVSEALYGPKYSYLNNVLVFAPSPTSQCNQPWEGQLGECSKWLRWGEKEVGDTAGEVIAASSHQDMLFVSGESVSAYSSAMKLKSVYRALVLLNSQTLLVLDHIEKHERSPLSSLSAFFHNLDIDFRYVPHRSFAKYNGALMDVWDAHYKMFWLDAQGSSPVARIQEAEQAAEFKKRWTQYINVTFPMENPVTRVAYLMHGPYIKVSDCRFVDNSKNGVKISVTLNGTETVVSVATNYLDIEARHGYLGFAGFAKTEDSRRIVQFGRGIQTTSSQVTKDFAFDFGLVLLCNAKSKDSSINDGTDSSVHDLLPIVTITSMPGSGAEILQHLFDNSSDFVYLRIPSTFLRFPISPFASLVDACEWSKADAQNGRFRVIQGWFHSIVHNVKLHMQNIQLHQSNDETENKVKEKGQRKRRMLLSDNQRTKGTHMDIRYIQELRQHLVKYPNARPVLNMGSRGWFLKLPYLQEVIGRSLRSVHVVRDPRAWIYLMLYSSKPSLYIRKNIKRHISNIFKQNVDGVDQGCAKVDSQFLPLKKILSQQDPNPVQLLAQLWLAHNSAGLRVSATLPPHTYHIVKFEDIVCFPEETAKMIHNFIGIPVAPAALNQLTFATSTNLYNLIYEGDISPAKINMWKENMAVDEIKLIEDTCWPVMKRLGYKRHTVSHSFL, encoded by the exons ATGGTCATGGAGAACATGCAGAGGTCTGCGGTTCTGCTCTGTGTCTTGGCTGTGGGACTTGGTTTCTGTGGAATTTCGTCTGCCTCAGACAGATATGTGTCTTTGAATGAACACCAACCAGACAATATCACCTTGTCAGCGCACCTTCACCCCAAGctatattttgatcaaatacaacTGCATGTGTTGAAACAGAGGGCCGCCACCACGCACAGACACATATTTAAAGCTATTCGAAATGCTGTTTCTGTTATGTTATCCAATGCAGCTGTTTACCAGCCTCCGGTGAGCCATGAGGATTTCGGCAAGAAATGGAATGAGATTTACGGTAACAATTTGCCCCCTCTTGCACTATACTGTCTGCTTCAACCTGAGGATGCTACCGCCTCTCAGTTTTTGATAGAGTACATGGACCGAATGGTGGAGTATCCAGATTGGACGGTGTCCAGTGCGCCAAATGATGAGGTACCGATCGCCCACTCCCTCACTGGGTTTGCCACAGCGTATGATTTCATTTACACCTTTCTCGACACCCGCAGAAGACTGCAATATCTCAAGAAAATACGATCTGTTACCGAAGAGCTTTTCAAGCTTTCCAAGCACAGAGGATGGGGAAAGCAGTTTCTACAGAACCACCAGACAACTAATATACTAGCCATTCTTATTGGTGCACTTGTGGCAGGGGAACATAATGACCCAGAGACCATGATATGGAAGCAGATATCAGTGAACTACATGGAAAAGACCATGTTCCTTCTCAGCCACATTGTCGATGGGTCTCTCGACGAGGGTGTTGCTTATGGTAGCTACACGGCAAAATCCATCACTCAGTATGTTTACTTAGCCTTGCGTCATTTTCAGATAGACAACACACAGAACAACTGGCTCAAAGCTCACTTCATGTTTTACTTCGCTACACTGCTTCCTGGATTTCAAAGAACGGTTGGCATTGCAGACTCCAATTATAACTGGTTCTACGGGCCAGAAAGCCAGCTTGTATTTCTGGATGCATACGTGCTCCGAAATGGCTCGGGAAACTGGCTGTCAGAGCAGATTCGGAAGCATCGTCCTAAGGAAGGACCCATGATGCAATCATCAGCCCAGCGCTGGGCTACTTTACATACTGAGTACATATGGTTTGACTCTGACTTAACCCCACAGCCTCCACCTGAATTTAACAAAGCAaccatgcatgttttttccaaCTGGGGTGTGGTGACATATGGAGCAGGGTTACCTCAAGCTCAAGGTAATACCTTTGTGTCATTTAAATCTGGAAAATTAGGAGGGCGAGCAGTGTATGATATTGTCCATGCACAACCTTACTCTTGGGTTGAAGGCTGGACGAACTTTAACCCCGGACACGAGCACCCTGATCAAAACTCCTTCACTTTTGCACCAAATGGACAGGTGTTTGTCTCTGAGGCCTTGTATGGTCCCAAATACAGCTATCTTAACAATGTGCTGGTATTTGCCCCCTCACCCACAAGCCAGTGTAATCAGCCATGGGAAGGACAGTTGGGGGAATGTTCAAAGTGGCTACGATGGGGAGAAAAGGAAGTCGGGGATACCGCCGGGGAGGTCATCGCAGCTTCATCACACCAGGACATGTTGTTTGTGAGCGGAGAGTCTGTGTCTGCCTATTCGTCCGCCATGAAGCTAAAAAGTGTGTATCGGGCGCTTGTGCTTCTCAACTCTCAAACATTACTCGTGCTGGACCACATTGAGAAACACGAGCGCTCCCCTCTTAGTTCTCTCAGTGCGTTTTTTCACAACCTTGACATTGATTTCAGGTACGTTCCTCACAGATCATTTGCAAAATACAATGGGGCTCTGATGGATGTGTGGGATgcacattacaaaatgttttggcTGGACGCTCAAGGATCCAGCCCCGTTGCCAGGATACAAGAGGCAGAACAGGCTGCTGAATTCAAAAAGAGATGGACGCAGTACATAAACGTGACCTTTCCCATGGAGAACCCTGTCACTAGAGTGGCTTATTTGATGCATGGCCCCTACATCAAGGTCTCGGACTGTAGATTCGTAGACAACAGCAAAAATGGAGTTAAAATATCAGTGACTCTTAATGGCACAGAGACTGTTGTGTCAGTTGCAACAAACTACTTAGACATTGAGGCCAGACATGGCTACTTGGGTTTTGCAGGTTTTGCTAAAACAGAAGACAGCAGAAGAATAGTTCAGTTCGGCCGGGGAATTCAAACgacgtcaagtcaagtcacaaaAGATTTCGCGTTCGACTTTGGATTGGTG CTCTTGTGCAATGCTAAATCAAAAGACAGCAGCATAAATGATGGAACAGACTCTAGCGTTCATGATCTCCTCCCCATCGTCACCATCACATCCATGCCAGGCTCGGGCGCGGAGATACTCCAGCACCTTTTCGATAACAGCTCTGACTTTGTGTACCTTCGGATCCCTTCGACCTTCTTGCGGTTTCCCATTTCTCCTTTCGCCTCTCTGGTGGACGCTTGCGAGTGGTCCAAAGCAGATGCGCAGAATGGACGATTTCGAGTCATTCAAGGATGGTTCCATTCCATAGTCCACAATGTAAAACTGCACATGCAAAATATTCAGTTGCACCAGAGCAATGACGaaacagaaaataaagtcaaagaaaaaggacagagaaagagaagaatGCTGCTGTCAGACAACCAAAGGACTAAAGGTACTCATATGGACATCAGATATATTCAAGAACTCAGGCAGCACCTTGTAAAGTACCCAAACGCCCGGCCGGTGCTGAACATGGGCAGTAGAGGCTGGTTCTTGAAGCTGCCATATCTTCAAGAGGTCATAGGTCGCTCACTTCGCTCAGTTCATGTGGTCAGAGACCCACGTGCATGGATTTATCTAATGCTCTACAGCAGCAAGCCAAGCTTGTACATACGTAAGAATATTAAAAGACACATCAGCAACATTTTTAAGCAGAACGTTGATGGTGTGGATCAGGGCTGTGCTAAAGTGGATTCACAGTTCCTTCCATTGAAGAAGATCCTCTCCCAGCAAGATCCCAACCCTGTACAGCTGCTAGCTCAGCTATGGCTGGCTCACAATTCGGCAGGGCTCAGAGTGAGCGCAACCCTCCCCCCACACACTTACCATATAGTCAAATTTGAAGACATTGTATGCTTCCCTGAAGAGACAGCAAAAATGATACATAACTTTATTGGAATACCAGTTGCACCAGCTGCGCTAAACCAGCTGACATTTGCCACATCTACAAATCTGTATAATCTGATATATGAAGGAGATATATCACCTGCCAAAATCAACATGTGGAAGGAGAATATGGCTGTGGATGAGATTAAACTCATTGAGGACACATGCTGGCCTGTGATGAAGAGGCTCGGATATAAAAGACACACAGTCAGTCattcttttttgtaa
- the dsela gene encoding dermatan-sulfate epimerase-like protein isoform X2, whose protein sequence is MVMENMQRSAVLLCVLAVGLGFCGISSASDRYVSLNEHQPDNITLSAHLHPKLYFDQIQLHVLKQRAATTHRHIFKAIRNAVSVMLSNAAVYQPPVSHEDFGKKWNEIYGNNLPPLALYCLLQPEDATASQFLIEYMDRMVEYPDWTVSSAPNDEVPIAHSLTGFATAYDFIYTFLDTRRRLQYLKKIRSVTEELFKLSKHRGWGKQFLQNHQTTNILAILIGALVAGEHNDPETMIWKQISVNYMEKTMFLLSHIVDGSLDEGVAYGSYTAKSITQYVYLALRHFQIDNTQNNWLKAHFMFYFATLLPGFQRTVGIADSNYNWFYGPESQLVFLDAYVLRNGSGNWLSEQIRKHRPKEGPMMQSSAQRWATLHTEYIWFDSDLTPQPPPEFNKATMHVFSNWGVVTYGAGLPQAQGNTFVSFKSGKLGGRAVYDIVHAQPYSWVEGWTNFNPGHEHPDQNSFTFAPNGQVFVSEALYGPKYSYLNNVLVFAPSPTSQCNQPWEGQLGECSKWLRWGEKEVGDTAGEVIAASSHQDMLFVSGESVSAYSSAMKLKSVYRALVLLNSQTLLVLDHIEKHERSPLSSLSAFFHNLDIDFRYVPHRSFAKYNGALMDVWDAHYKMFWLDAQGSSPVARIQEAEQAAEFKKRWTQYINVTFPMENPVTRVAYLMHGPYIKVSDCRFVDNSKNGVKISVTLNGTETVVSVATNYLDIEARHGYLGFAGFAKTEDSRRIVQFGRGIQTTSSQVTKDFAFDFGLVVNISALLCNAKSKDSSINDGTDSSVHDLLPIVTITSMPGSGAEILQHLFDNSSDFVYLRIPSTFLRFPISPFASLVDACEWSKADAQNGRFRVIQGWFHSIVHNVKLHMQNIQLHQSNDETENKVKEKGQRKRRMLLSDNQRTKGTHMDIRYIQELRQHLVKYPNARPVLNMGSRGWFLKLPYLQEVIGRSLRSVHVVRDPRAWIYLMLYSSKPSLYIRKNIKRHISNIFKQNVDGVDQGCAKVDSQFLPLKKILSQQDPNPVQLLAQLWLAHNSAGLRVSATLPPHTYHIVKFEDIVCFPEETAKMIHNFIGIPVAPAALNQLTFATSTNLYNLIYEGDISPAKINMWKENMAVDEIKLIEDTCWPVMKRLGYKRHTVSHSFL, encoded by the exons ATGGTCATGGAGAACATGCAGAGGTCTGCGGTTCTGCTCTGTGTCTTGGCTGTGGGACTTGGTTTCTGTGGAATTTCGTCTGCCTCAGACAGATATGTGTCTTTGAATGAACACCAACCAGACAATATCACCTTGTCAGCGCACCTTCACCCCAAGctatattttgatcaaatacaacTGCATGTGTTGAAACAGAGGGCCGCCACCACGCACAGACACATATTTAAAGCTATTCGAAATGCTGTTTCTGTTATGTTATCCAATGCAGCTGTTTACCAGCCTCCGGTGAGCCATGAGGATTTCGGCAAGAAATGGAATGAGATTTACGGTAACAATTTGCCCCCTCTTGCACTATACTGTCTGCTTCAACCTGAGGATGCTACCGCCTCTCAGTTTTTGATAGAGTACATGGACCGAATGGTGGAGTATCCAGATTGGACGGTGTCCAGTGCGCCAAATGATGAGGTACCGATCGCCCACTCCCTCACTGGGTTTGCCACAGCGTATGATTTCATTTACACCTTTCTCGACACCCGCAGAAGACTGCAATATCTCAAGAAAATACGATCTGTTACCGAAGAGCTTTTCAAGCTTTCCAAGCACAGAGGATGGGGAAAGCAGTTTCTACAGAACCACCAGACAACTAATATACTAGCCATTCTTATTGGTGCACTTGTGGCAGGGGAACATAATGACCCAGAGACCATGATATGGAAGCAGATATCAGTGAACTACATGGAAAAGACCATGTTCCTTCTCAGCCACATTGTCGATGGGTCTCTCGACGAGGGTGTTGCTTATGGTAGCTACACGGCAAAATCCATCACTCAGTATGTTTACTTAGCCTTGCGTCATTTTCAGATAGACAACACACAGAACAACTGGCTCAAAGCTCACTTCATGTTTTACTTCGCTACACTGCTTCCTGGATTTCAAAGAACGGTTGGCATTGCAGACTCCAATTATAACTGGTTCTACGGGCCAGAAAGCCAGCTTGTATTTCTGGATGCATACGTGCTCCGAAATGGCTCGGGAAACTGGCTGTCAGAGCAGATTCGGAAGCATCGTCCTAAGGAAGGACCCATGATGCAATCATCAGCCCAGCGCTGGGCTACTTTACATACTGAGTACATATGGTTTGACTCTGACTTAACCCCACAGCCTCCACCTGAATTTAACAAAGCAaccatgcatgttttttccaaCTGGGGTGTGGTGACATATGGAGCAGGGTTACCTCAAGCTCAAGGTAATACCTTTGTGTCATTTAAATCTGGAAAATTAGGAGGGCGAGCAGTGTATGATATTGTCCATGCACAACCTTACTCTTGGGTTGAAGGCTGGACGAACTTTAACCCCGGACACGAGCACCCTGATCAAAACTCCTTCACTTTTGCACCAAATGGACAGGTGTTTGTCTCTGAGGCCTTGTATGGTCCCAAATACAGCTATCTTAACAATGTGCTGGTATTTGCCCCCTCACCCACAAGCCAGTGTAATCAGCCATGGGAAGGACAGTTGGGGGAATGTTCAAAGTGGCTACGATGGGGAGAAAAGGAAGTCGGGGATACCGCCGGGGAGGTCATCGCAGCTTCATCACACCAGGACATGTTGTTTGTGAGCGGAGAGTCTGTGTCTGCCTATTCGTCCGCCATGAAGCTAAAAAGTGTGTATCGGGCGCTTGTGCTTCTCAACTCTCAAACATTACTCGTGCTGGACCACATTGAGAAACACGAGCGCTCCCCTCTTAGTTCTCTCAGTGCGTTTTTTCACAACCTTGACATTGATTTCAGGTACGTTCCTCACAGATCATTTGCAAAATACAATGGGGCTCTGATGGATGTGTGGGATgcacattacaaaatgttttggcTGGACGCTCAAGGATCCAGCCCCGTTGCCAGGATACAAGAGGCAGAACAGGCTGCTGAATTCAAAAAGAGATGGACGCAGTACATAAACGTGACCTTTCCCATGGAGAACCCTGTCACTAGAGTGGCTTATTTGATGCATGGCCCCTACATCAAGGTCTCGGACTGTAGATTCGTAGACAACAGCAAAAATGGAGTTAAAATATCAGTGACTCTTAATGGCACAGAGACTGTTGTGTCAGTTGCAACAAACTACTTAGACATTGAGGCCAGACATGGCTACTTGGGTTTTGCAGGTTTTGCTAAAACAGAAGACAGCAGAAGAATAGTTCAGTTCGGCCGGGGAATTCAAACgacgtcaagtcaagtcacaaaAGATTTCGCGTTCGACTTTGGATTGGTGGTAAACATCTCTGCG CTCTTGTGCAATGCTAAATCAAAAGACAGCAGCATAAATGATGGAACAGACTCTAGCGTTCATGATCTCCTCCCCATCGTCACCATCACATCCATGCCAGGCTCGGGCGCGGAGATACTCCAGCACCTTTTCGATAACAGCTCTGACTTTGTGTACCTTCGGATCCCTTCGACCTTCTTGCGGTTTCCCATTTCTCCTTTCGCCTCTCTGGTGGACGCTTGCGAGTGGTCCAAAGCAGATGCGCAGAATGGACGATTTCGAGTCATTCAAGGATGGTTCCATTCCATAGTCCACAATGTAAAACTGCACATGCAAAATATTCAGTTGCACCAGAGCAATGACGaaacagaaaataaagtcaaagaaaaaggacagagaaagagaagaatGCTGCTGTCAGACAACCAAAGGACTAAAGGTACTCATATGGACATCAGATATATTCAAGAACTCAGGCAGCACCTTGTAAAGTACCCAAACGCCCGGCCGGTGCTGAACATGGGCAGTAGAGGCTGGTTCTTGAAGCTGCCATATCTTCAAGAGGTCATAGGTCGCTCACTTCGCTCAGTTCATGTGGTCAGAGACCCACGTGCATGGATTTATCTAATGCTCTACAGCAGCAAGCCAAGCTTGTACATACGTAAGAATATTAAAAGACACATCAGCAACATTTTTAAGCAGAACGTTGATGGTGTGGATCAGGGCTGTGCTAAAGTGGATTCACAGTTCCTTCCATTGAAGAAGATCCTCTCCCAGCAAGATCCCAACCCTGTACAGCTGCTAGCTCAGCTATGGCTGGCTCACAATTCGGCAGGGCTCAGAGTGAGCGCAACCCTCCCCCCACACACTTACCATATAGTCAAATTTGAAGACATTGTATGCTTCCCTGAAGAGACAGCAAAAATGATACATAACTTTATTGGAATACCAGTTGCACCAGCTGCGCTAAACCAGCTGACATTTGCCACATCTACAAATCTGTATAATCTGATATATGAAGGAGATATATCACCTGCCAAAATCAACATGTGGAAGGAGAATATGGCTGTGGATGAGATTAAACTCATTGAGGACACATGCTGGCCTGTGATGAAGAGGCTCGGATATAAAAGACACACAGTCAGTCattcttttttgtaa